In Streptomyces rapamycinicus NRRL 5491, the genomic stretch CGAGCAGCATGTTGCTCTGGGTACGGCTTCGGTCTCCGCTCCGGAAGTGCTTTACCCGTACCTGATGGCTCTGACGAGCCGGATGCGGTTCATCCACCTGGTGACGCTGCTGCCGACGCGGATGAACCATGCGCTGCGCGTCGCGGAGCGTGTGGCGACCGAGGACATCCTGTCCAACGGCCGTGTCGAGCTTGGTACCGGGCGCGGCAACACCACGCTCGCCCTGCGCGCGTTTGAGGTGGACCCGTCCGAGAACAAGGCCCAGTGGCGTGAGGGCATCGAGCTGATCCGCAGCGCGTTCCTCAACGACGTGTTCTCGTACGTGGGCGAGCACTACAAGATTCCGCCGCGCAGCCTGGTCCCCAAGCCCCTGCAGGGCCCCTACCCGCCCCTTTCGGCTGCCGCCGGCAGCCCGAGCTCGGTCGAGACGGCCGCCTCGATGGGTATCGGCGCCATCATGGGCGGCCTCTACCTCGGGTTCGACCTCGTCGAGAACATGGTCAAGCTCTACGACGACACTCTCGCCGCCACCAACCACCCCCACCCGATCACGCCGCGCAAGATGGTCGCGGTCGCCGGTGGTATGCACTGCGCCGAGACCACCGCCCAGGCCCGCCTCGAGGCGAAGCCCCTGTTCGAGATGGCCAAGCTGTCCACCGACGCATATGAGCGCCTGTCGAAGCTGTCGAAGGACTACGCCTACATGGGCGCCGTCAAGGACATCGACTTCAACGACGAAGAGTACATGTTCGAACACTCCCAGGGCTTCATGGTCGGCGACCCCGAGCACTGCATCGAACACGTACAGCGATACGCGGACATGGGCGTCGAAGCACTCGTCCTGCGTGTCGACAGCCTGCCCCACGACCAGCTGATGCGCTCGATCGAACTCTTCGGCAAGTACGTCATCCCCCGCTTCAAACACCCCCGCAACGTCGTGCGCCCGGCCGACGACGTACTCGCCGAGATCCGAGCCGCCCGCCCCGCCCACGAAGAAGCACTCCGCCAGTTCAACGACACCCACAACCTCGCGCAGAAGGAGACGGTTCGATGAGCGACCTCTACCAGCACGGCACCGGTGACATCCTCGTCGAACGCCACGACAACGGCGTCCTCCAGATCACGATCAATCGACCCGACCGGTACAACTCTCTCACCCTGCCGATGTTCGAGGAGATGAACCAGA encodes the following:
- a CDS encoding LLM class flavin-dependent oxidoreductase, coding for MDFILMSEGDTPVGLTHEHRYRELVEEVLLAERVGFDAFGSSEQHVALGTASVSAPEVLYPYLMALTSRMRFIHLVTLLPTRMNHALRVAERVATEDILSNGRVELGTGRGNTTLALRAFEVDPSENKAQWREGIELIRSAFLNDVFSYVGEHYKIPPRSLVPKPLQGPYPPLSAAAGSPSSVETAASMGIGAIMGGLYLGFDLVENMVKLYDDTLAATNHPHPITPRKMVAVAGGMHCAETTAQARLEAKPLFEMAKLSTDAYERLSKLSKDYAYMGAVKDIDFNDEEYMFEHSQGFMVGDPEHCIEHVQRYADMGVEALVLRVDSLPHDQLMRSIELFGKYVIPRFKHPRNVVRPADDVLAEIRAARPAHEEALRQFNDTHNLAQKETVR